The Streptomyces sp. RKND-216 genomic sequence CGACAACTACGTGGACATCCTCACCGGCCCCGTCTTCTGGAGCCGCCTGGGCTGGACCCTGATCTGGACCGTCGGCTGCGTGAGCGTCACCTTCCTGCTCGGCCTGACCCTCGCCAACATGCTCAACCGGCAGATCAAGGGCCGCACCTTCTACCGCATCGCGATGATCGTCCCCTGGGGCGTGCCCGCGTTCGTGTCCGTCTTCGCCTGGCGGATGCTCTACAACGAGAAGTACGGCATCCTCAACCAGATCCTCTCCGGCGGCGGCATCGACTCCGTGCCGTGGCTGAGCGACCCCACCTGGGCCAAGCTCGCCGTCATCGCCGTCAACGTCTGGCTCGGCGTCCCCTTCATGATCGTCGCCATGCTGGGCGCCCTCCAGTCCATCCCCGGCGAGCTGTACGAGGCCGCCGAGATGGACGGTGCCTCCCCCTGGCAGCGGTTCACGAACATCACGCTGCCAGGAGTCCGTTCGGTCAGCAGCACGGTGATCCTGCTCAGCACCATCTGGACGTTCAACATGTTCCCGGTCATCTTCCTGCTCACCCGCGGCGGACCGGGCGACTCCACCGAGATCCTGGTGACCTACGCCTACCGGCTGTCCTTCATGAACAGCCCGCGCGACTTCGCGACCTCCGCCGCATGGGGCGTACTCATCCTGCTGCTGCTCTCGGTCTTCACCGTCTTCTACCGCCGGACGCTGCGCAAGCAGGGAGAGGTGTGGTGACCATGCGCACCTACACGAGGAGCCCGTTGGCCTCCGCCGGACTGCACGCGGGTCTGCTGCTCGGCACCGTGATCGCGCTGTTCCCGCCGCTGTGGCTGGTGGTGACGTCCTTCAAGCCGAAGAACCAGGCGTTCAGCACCGCGCTGGTGCAGGACTTCACCTTCGAGAACTACGACCACGTCCTCGCCGACACCCACTTCCTGGACTGGTTCGGCAACTCGCTGGTCGTCGTCCTCGGCACCACCGTGATCGGCGTGTTCATCGCCTCCACCACCGGCTACGCGCTCAGCCGCTTCCGCTTCCCCGGGATGCGGCCGCTGCTGTGGACGCTGCTCGTCACCCAGATGTTCCCGATGGCGGTACTCATCGTGCCGCTCTACAACACGATGGCCACCCTCGGCCTGCTCAACCAACCGGCCGGTCTGATCATCACCTACCTGACCATCGCGGTGCCGTTCTGCGCCTGGATGATGAAGGGCTTCTTCGACACCGTGCCCGTCTCCATCGACGAGTCCGGCCGCGTCGACGGCCTCTCGCCCTTCGGCACCTTCTGGCGGCTCATCATGCCGCTGGCCAAGCCCGGCCTCGCCGTCACCGGCTTCTACACCTTCGTCACTGCCTGGGCCGAGGTCGCCTACGCCACCGCGTTCATGACCGGCGAACCGAACATGACCCTCGCCGGCGGCCTGCAGACCTTCGTCAACCAGTACGGCGCCGACTGGGGCTCGATGACGGCCGCCGCCGTCATCATCGCCGTCCCCGCCGCGCTCGTCTTCGGCTTCGCGCAGCGCTACCTCGTGTCCGGCATGACCGCCGGCGCGGTCAAGTCCTGACCGGCACGCTCACGTTCACGGACCACCCTTTCGAACCCAGGGAAGACATGACCCAGCTCTCACCGGCCACGACCACCGACTCCACCGGCCGTGCACCGGGCGTCGAGACACGCCCGGGCTGGTGGCGCGACGCCGTTATCTACCAGGTCTACCCGCGCTCCTTCGCCGACGGCAACGCCGACGGCATGGGCGACCTCGCCGGCGTACGGCAGCGCTTGCCGTACCTCGCCGGCCTGGGCGTGGACGCCGTCTGGCTCAGCCCTTTCTATGCCTCCCCGCAGGCCGACGCCGGCTACGACGTCGCCGACTACCGCGTCATCGACCCGATGTTCGGCGACCTCTCCGACGCCGAGGCGCTCATCCGTGAGGCCCATCGCCTGGACCTGCGCGTCATCGTCGACCTGGTGCCCAACCACTCCTCCGACCAGCACGACTGGTTCCAGCGGGCGCTGCGCGAGGGCCCCGGCTCGCCGGCCCGCGCCCGCTACCACTTCCGTCCCGGCAAGGGCGCGGACGGCGAACAGCCTCCGAACGACTGGGAGTCCATCTTCGGCGGCCCCGCCTGGACGCGCACCAAGAACCCCGACGGCACCCCCGGCGAGTGGTACCTGCACCTCTTCGCCCCCGAGCAGCCCGACTTCAACTGGGACTGCCCCGCCGTGCGCGACGAGTTCCGCACCGTGCTGCGCTTCTGGCTCGACCTGGGCGTCGACGGCTTCCGCATCGACGTCGCCCACGGCATGGTCAAGGCCGACGGCCTCCCCGACATGGGCCACGGCGACCAGCTCAAGCTGCTCGGCAACCAGGTCCTGCCCTTCTTCGACCAGGACGGCGTGCACGAGATCTACCGCGACTGGCGGCAGATTCTCGAGGAGTACGGCGGCGACCGCATCGGCGTCGCCGAGGCCTGGACCCCCAGCGCCGACCGCACCGCCCTCTACCTGCGCCCCGACGAGCTCCATCAGGCCTTCAACTTCCACTACCTCGACGCCGGCTGGGACGCCGGCGCGCTGCGCCGCGTCATCGACGAGTCGCTGGATTCGATGCGGCCGGTCGGCGCCGCCACCACCTGGGTGCTGTCCAACCACGATGTGGTCCGGCACCGCAGCCGTCTCGGCGACGACCTCGACCGGGCCCGCGCCGCCACCCTGCTGATGCTGGCACTGCCCGGCTCGGCGTACGTCTACCAGGGCGAGGAACTGGGACTCCCCGAGGTCACCGACCTGCCGGACGAGGTGCGGCAGGACCCGTCCTTCTTCAAGTCCAACGGCCAGGACGGGCTCCGCGACGGCTGCCGCGTGCCCCTGCCGTGGTCCTCGGGCGGCTCCTCGTACGGCTTCGGTGACGGCGGCGCGTGGCTGCCGCAGCCGCGCAGCTGGGGCGGGCTGAGCGTCGAGGCGCAGACCGGGGACCCGGCCTCCACCCTGGAGCTGTACCGGCGCGCGCTGCGCGTCCGCCGGGAGCACCCTGACCTGGGCGCCGGCGACGCCGTGGAGTGGCTGCCCGCCCCGGACAGCGTGCTCGCCTTCCGGCGCGGTGCCTTCGTCTGCACCGCCAACACCGGTGCCCAGCCGGTCGAGCTGCCCGCCCTTCCCGGGCGCCGGATCCTCTCCAGCCGTGCCGGCCTCCCCACCGACCCTCCCGCCGACGGCACCACCCTGCCCGCCGACACCACGGTCTGGTGGTCCGCCGTATGACGACGCTGCCGACCGCCGCACGTCTCGCCGACCTCGCCCTCCAGGCGAACGTCAGCGAGGCGACGGTCAGCCGGGTCCTCAACGGCAAGTCCGGCGTGGCCGCCGCCACCCGGCAGAAGGTCCTGGCCGCGCTGGACGTCCTCGGCTACGAGCGCCCGGTGCGGCTGCGGCGGCGCAGCGCCGGACTGGTCGGGCTGGTCATCCCGGAACTGACCAACCCCATCTTTCCCGCGTTCGCGCAGGTCATCGAGCAGGCGCTGAGCGGATACGGCTACACGCCGGTGCTCGGCACGCAGATGCCCGGCGGCGCCACGGAGGACGAGCTAGTCGACCAGCTCGTCGAACGCGGCGTCACCGGCATCATCTTCCTCTCCGGCCTGCATGCCGACCTCTCCGCCGACCCCGAGCGGTACGCCCGCCTGACCGGGCGCGGTGTGCCGTACGTGCTGATCAACGGCTACAACGACCGTGTCCAGGCGCCGTTCGTCTCGCCGGACGACCGCGCGGCGGCCGGGATGGCCGTACGGCATCTCGCCGACCTCGGACACCGCCGCATCGGCCTCGCCGTCGGCCCGGCCCGCTTCGTGCCGTCCCTCCGCAAGGCGGAGGGCTTCACGGCGGCGCTGGCCTCGTCCGGCGGCGTCACCGGCTGTGTCCAGCACACCCTCTTCACCGTCGAGGGCGGCCACGCGGCGGCCGGCGCTCTGCTGGACGAGGGCTGCACCGGCATCGTCTGCGGCAGCGACCTGATGGCGCTGGGCGCCGTGCGGGCCGCGCGTCAGCGCGGCCTGTCCGTGCCGGGCTCCGTGTCGGTCGTCGGCTACGACGACTCCCAGCTCAACGCCTTCACCGACCCGCCGCTGACCACTGTCCGCCAGCCCGTCCGCGCCATGGCGAACGCCGCCGTGCATGCCCTCCTGGAGGAGATCGGCGGCAACCCCGTCCAGCGCACCGAGTTCGTCTTCCAGCCGGAGTTGGTCGTCCGCAACTCCACGGGAGCCGCCCCGGACACGGCCTGACCTCAAGCTCGGCCGGGCTTCGGCCCGCAAAGCGGTCCGTGAGCCCTTCCGAGCCGAACCAGGGCGCCGAGGACGAGGCACGGCTGCTTGTCCACGGACCGCCACGCGAAGGACCCGGCAGGCCGTGGCGGTACAGAGCGTGAACGAACTTCCCTGCCCGTGGTGGCTCGGATTCAACCGGACGATGCCGCAGGCCACGTTCCCTCTCCTGACGACGGCGTTGTCCAGCGCGCTCACCGGGAGCCGGGCCTTCATCCGGGTGTCGATGGAGTCCCCGACGATCCGGCCGGAGCAGGCCTCCTTGACCGTGCACAGGTACACCTCTTGCCTTGCCCGGTGGGATGTTCGGTTGTGTCGGTCGGCCACAGGAACGGCCGGTGTCCCACGGAGAGGAGGGCTGCGGACATTCAAGCGCTATCTGGTAGGCGGCGTGTTGTCTGTCGGTGTCTTGTCCTCCCCGGGTCCGGCACGAGTTGCGTCCTGAAGTGGGTGCTCCGCCGACTGGTCGGTGACGCGGCGCCTGCGGGTGCTGCGGAGGAGCACGGCGACGGCCGCTGCGGCGGCGACGGCTGCGGCAGCGAGCAGGAGGGTGCGGTCGGAGACCGCTGTGCCGAGGTGGGAGATCTGCTGTTCGATTGCGTATTCGGTGTCGACGTCGAGGAGGGAGGGGAGCGCGGATGTGCCGTCGAACCGCAGGAAAAGGGCCCCGAGGGTGATGAACATAGCTCCGCCTGCCAGAGATGTGGTGTGGAGGCGGAGCCGCCCCAAGCTGATCTCGCGACCGCGGAGCCAGCGTCGGTGGCCGAGGTCGAACCGGTCCCAGAGCAGCGCGAGGACGAACAGCGGCAGTGCCATGCCCAGGGCGTAGACGGCCAGGAGTGTGCTGCCGTACACCGGGTCGCCGCCCAGGGCGGCGACGGTGAGGATGCCGCCGAGTACCGGGCCGGCGCAGAAGCCCGCCAGCCCGTAGACGGCGCCGAGTGCCCAGGTGGAGAAGGCGGTGCTGGGTTTGAGTCCGGCGGCGGTCTGTTGCAGGCGGCGGGAGCCGAAGCCGAGGCCGAGGATCTGGGCGAGGCCGAGGGCGATGACGGTCCAGCCGCCGATGGTGATGAGCAGGTCGCGGTGCCCGTAGAACAGGCGGCTGGCGAAGGAACCGGCGGCTCCGAGGGGGACCAGGGTGGTGCACAGCCCCGCGTAGAAGAGTGCGGTGCGTCCGGCCAGTCTGGTGGCGGTGGTGAAGGAGTAGGCGAAGAAGGCGGGAAGGAGGAGGGCACTGCAGGGGCTGAGCAGGGTGAGGAGGCCGCCGAGCAGGGCCAGCAGGTAGCCGGTGTCGCTCACCGCTTCGACTCCTTGGCGGCCTTCTCGATGGCCTTCTCGAAGGTGGGGGTGGGCATGGCGCCGAGGATGGGAGTGTTGTTGACCAGGAAGGCGGGGGTGCTGGTCACGCCCAGGCGGTAGCCCTCCTCCTTGTCTTGTTGCAGGGCGTCGCGGGCGGCCTTGCTGTTCATGTCGTTGCGGAACTCCTCCAGGTCCGGGACGCCCGCCTTGCGGGCGAAGTCGACGAGGTTGTCGGGGGTGAAGACGCCGGAGTTGCGCGCGCGTTCCTGGGAGTAGAGCAGTTCGTGGAACTCCCAGAACGTGTTCTGCTGCGCTGCGGCCCAGGCGGCGAGAGCCGACTGGTCGGACTCCTGTCCGAAAACGGGGAAGTTGCGCCATTCGATGCGCAGGACACCCTTCTTGACGTAGTCACGGATCAGTTCGGGTTCGGTCTCGCGGGCGAACTTGCCGCAGAACGGGCACTGGAAGTCGGCGTATTCGATGAGGACTACAGGGGCGTCGGTCTGGCCCAGCGCCATGGGGTCGCCGGCGTCCCGGCGCGCGAGGTGGCTCAGGTCGGGCCCCTGCCTGGAGGAGTCGTCAGGGCGTGCGCTGGGGGTGTTGACCGGGGAGGACCCCTCGCTCCGGCCCGAGGGATCGTCCCCTCCGGTGGTGAGGAAGGTGACGACTACGGTGAGGGACAGCGCGAGGACGGTCGCGGCCAGGGCGATGTGACGGCGAGTGGTCGACTGCTTCGTGGCAGGCATAGGAGTACTCCGGAAGAGCGTACGAGGCTGCGGGTGAGTGTTCGCGCGGAGCCGGTTCAGGCTGCGGACGCGCGAGCGGCGGTGGGGGTGGGGCAGGCGTCGGCGGTGGCCAGGCGCCGCAGGGCCGCCTCGGCCAGCAAGCCGATGGAGGCCAGCGCGACCAGCGGCTGCAGCGGCGCCCAATAGCTCAGCGCGCCGGAGGTGCCCAGCAGAAGCAGCACCAGCTTGTTGCAGACCGGACAGCCGACGGCGAAGAACGACAGCACACCGCCCACTGAGCCGAGACGCCCGGCCGTGGGAGTCCCCGCGGCATCCGGTGTACGGATGTAGGTGGCCAGCACGATGCCGGCCAGGGCCGCGGTCACGGCGAGCGTGGGGTAGTTCCACCACTGCACGGGGACGGACCGGGAGAAGAGCGGATTGGGCACCACATCGGTCGGCATGCCGACCAGCAGTGCGGTGACGAGGGCGCCTGCGGCGGCGGTGGCCCATCGGTTGTGGGGCCAGCCGGTCAGTGAGCGGGCCGCACGGCGAGGCGACCTACTGGAAGAAGTCACGACAAAGAGCTCCTGATTCCGAGATGTGTCACGGACGCGGGGTGGTTGCCGCGCGTCCTACACCCGCAGGACGGAGAGCTCTTCGTAGGACGGTGGAGAAGGCGGCGGTGGTGCCGGGCCGCCACGGCCCGGCACCACCCGTGCGCCGCCGTGATCCCGGGCCGTGGGCGCGCCTGGGACAGCGACGGGCGTGGAGGCCGCCTCGTGGCGGATGGATGCCGGTGCCTCGGCCTGCTCGTCGGCAGCGTTCGCGCAGCCGGACGAAGAGGCGGTGGCATCGGTGGAGGGACCGTCGGCCGCTTGAAGCTGCACATGCGGCTGAGCGGCAGCGGACGAAGGGGCGGCAGGATGGTGCGAGGCCGCGGTGGCGGAGGCCTGCGTGCAGGCGAGACCGGCGACGGCGATCAGCAGCGCCATGGCGGTACGCAGCGCGAACCCGTAGGCCGCGTTTGTCTGGCGCCTGGTGGCTCTCAAGCCTGCCTCCTTCCCGCGGCGGCAAGCCTAGCTGACAGCCGGGGCCGGCCACGTGGGGGCGCCGGGTTGCCGCAAACTCGCGGCTGCGTCACGAGGCCAGCACCGAGGGCGCGAGCAGCGCGGTGGTGGCGACGGCTGCGGCGACGGCGAGGACGACGTACGCGAAGGCGCGGCGTATGGTCGCGGCCGGGAGCCGGGGCGCGACGCGGGCGGCCAGCAGCGAGACGATCACGGACGATGCGGCGAAGAGCACCAGGACGGTGTAGTCGATGCCGCCCACGGCGCTCGCGTGCGCGCTGAGTCCGGCGACGGAGTTGATGAACACCACGGCGAGGGAGGTCGCGACGGCCTGCTGGGCGCCCAGCCCGAGCAGGAGGCTGAGGGCGGGAACGATCACGAAACCGCCGCCGACGCCGAACAGACCGGTCAGCAGCCCGACGCCGGCGCCGGCGAGAATCGACTTGGGCAGGCAGCTACGCCAGTTGATGCCGCCCTCGCGGGTGCGGCAGGCGCCGCCGGCCTCGTCGCTGCCACGGAGCATGCGCACCGCGACGACCACCATGAGGGCGGCGAAGGCGAGGAAGAGCCAACGCTCGGGGATCAGGCGTCCCAGCGCGGCGCCGGCGAAGGCGGCCGGGATGCCGGCGGCGCCGAAGACACCGGCGATGCGCCATTGGACCGCGTGCCGGCGTTCCCGGGGGAGGACGCCGCCGAGGGAGGAGACGGCCACTACCGCGAGGGAGGCGGGGATGGCGGCGTGGAGTGGCTGCCCGACGCCGTAGACCAGGGCCGGCACCGCGAGGATGGATCCTCCGGCACCCAGGAGGCCGAGCGCGAGTCCGATGACGGCGCCGAAGAGCACGGCCAGAATGCTGATCACCTCATGTGTGTAGGGCGCCCCGCGGATCGTCAGGGCGGACACCACTGGTAGCGACGTGCCGGGGCGGGGTCGGTGACCGGGGCTGCGAGCGCCCCGGTCACCGACCCGATGATGGCCGGCTCAGTCAGGCGCCGGTCACGGGTACCCCGGCGCCTTCGGCGGTGTCGAAGTGGTCGTCGACGATGACCGCGCGGCGGCCTGCCTGTTCCAGGACCGAGGCTGCGGCAGTGGCGCGGTAGCCGCTGCCGCAGTGCACCCACACGGCGCCGGCAGGGATATCGCCGACGCGATCCTTGAGCTCGTACAGCGGGATGTGCACCGCGCCCTCGACGTGCGAGGCCCTGAACTCGTTGTTGGTCCGCACGTCCAGGACCACGTCCGCGGCCGGCAGGCCGCCGGTGCGGCCCTGCAGCGCGGCGGCCAGGTCGGCGAAGCTGGCCGTGTCGGCGTCTTGGAGCTGGTCGGGGTCGGCGGCGAGCTCGGCGGGCTGGCCAGTGGCGGCGCCGGCGAGGTCGTCGATGCCGATGCGTGCCAGTTCCCGCTGTGCTGCGGCGACCTGCTCACTGCTCTCGCCGACCAGGGTCACCGGGGCGCCCCAGTCGATCATCCAGCCGAGCCAGGTGGCCATGGGGCCGTCGAGGCCGAGGCTGACGATGCCAGCGAGGTGGGAGGCGGCGTATGCCTTGCGGTTGCGCAGGTCGACCACCCACTCGCCGCTCTCCAGGCGCTGCGCCAGCTCCTGCGGTGTGGTGGTCGCCGGGGCGCGCAGGTCCAGCGGCTCGGGCCCTTCGGCGTTCTTCACGCCCATGTGCGCGTAGTAGGCGGGGTAGGCGTCCAGGCCGGACAGTGTCTGCTCGACGAACTCCTCCTGGGCAAGCGTGAGGGCGGGGTTGATGCGGCGCTGTTCGCCGATGTCGGCGGTGTCGCCGGCCGCCTGGGTGGCCGAGCAGAAGCTGCCGAAGCCGTGGGTGGGCCACACCTGTGCACCGTCGGGCAGCAGGTCGGCGAGCTTGTGGGCGGAGGCGTGCTGGTGGCGGGCCAGTTCGTGGCTGTGCTCGGTGCCCAGGAGGTCGGTGCGGCCGGTGGTGCCCAGCAGCAGCGAGCCGCCGGTGAACACGCCGACCGGACCGGAGTCGCCCTCCAGCGCGTAGGACAGGTGGTGGAAGGTGTGCCCCGGGGTAGCGAGCACCCGGACGCGCATCCGGCCGGAGAGTTCCAGCACCTCGCCGTCGCGCAGTGGCCGGTGGGCGAACGGCGCCTGGTCCGCTGCGGCCACGCCGTACTCGGCACCGGTCAGCCGGGCCAGCTCCAGCCCGCCGGAGACGTAGTCGTTGTGCACGTGCGTCTCCAGCACGGCCGCGATCCGCACGCCGAGCCGCCCGGCCTCGGCGATCACCCGGTCCACGTCCCGCTGCGGGTCGACCACCACGGCCACCTCGCCGTCGGCCGCGAGATAGCTGCGGTCACCGAGCGACGACGTCGCCACCGTTGACACCGACAGCCCGCCCGGGAGCGTCTCCTCGGCCTGCTTGTTCGCCGTGTCCGTCACTGCTTCGCTCCTTCGACTTCGCGACCGGACTCGATCCACGCCGACGTACCGCCGGCGACCGAGACGGCCGTCACTCCTGATTGCTCCAGCGCGCGCGCAGCTTCGAGGCTGCGACGGCCGGACTGGCACACCACGTGCACACCGTCCGATCCCGCGCTCGCGGGATCGGCCAGCAACTCCTCCAGCGGCACATTCACCGCCCCCGGCACATGGCCCTGCGCGTACTCCTGCGGCGAGCGCACATCGAGTACCCGCACCCCGCGCTCCCGCGCGGCGGCCAGCTCTTCCACGGTCACCTCGCGCACCGTGCTGTTCATCACCGAGACTCCTTACCCGAGGGGGTATTTTTCGGGTTGCCGCAGGGTGGCGCCTGGAAACCCGGCAGCGGTGGTTCCCGTCGCCGGTATCCACCCACATCTACAATACCCGGGGGGGTATTTATTCCGTTGCAGGGGCCTGTCGGCGGCGGGGTGGGGTCTAGGCACGGGAGGCCGGGGCCCGCTTCTCGCGCCCAAGCCGCGGGGTGTCCGGGTGGAAGGCGTCTCGGTCCAGGAATGGGCCGCTGCGGCGCCCCGGTTCCGCTAACGGTCCAGGTTGCTCAGGGTGTCGCGGAGGTCGCACTGGGGTGTGCGGTTGTGGGGCAGCTTGGCCAGCACGGCGGCCATGCCGCACGTGTCGGTCACGGCGGAGAAGACCAGGCCGGCCGCGATGCCCGCGGACAGCAACTGGAAGGCCGGGTGCACCAGAAGGCCGAGGAGGAGTCCGGTGAGGACGAGTGCGCCTGCGGTGAGGCGGACCTGGCGTTCCATGCCCCAGGTGGTACGGGCTCCCTCGGGGCGGTGGACTTCGCCTCCGTGCTGGGTCCACGCCTGCGTGCCGCCAGTGAGCGTGGTGGCGCTTACGCCGTGTTCTGCGAGCGTGGCGGATGCCTGGCTGGAGCGCGCGCCGGAAGCGCACACGACCAGCAGCTCACCGCGGGCGGCTGCGTTCTGCAGCGTCGGCAGAGCGGTCGAAAGCTGGTCGAGGGGCACATTGTGTGCTCCCGGAAGGTGACCGGAGGCATACTCCCCCGGCGTGCGGACGTCGATGATGGTGTAGTCCTCCAGGCGTGAGGCCGCCTGTGTGGGGTGGACCGCGGTGGGGGCGGGCATCGATGAGTGTCCTCTCGGTGTTGACGGATGAGCTTTCCCCCGAGAGTACAATACCCATGGGGGTATTCAAGAGGAGGCATTGTGGAGCTGGACATGGCCGCCGACGAGCTGAAGGCGGCGCTGAACCGGCTGCGGCGCGCTCAAGGGCAGCTCGCCGGAGTCATCAAAATGATCGAGGACGGGCGGGACTGCGAGGACGTCGTCACCCAGCTCGCCGCCGTCTCCCGCGCCCTGGACCGAGCCGGCTTCGCGATCATCGCCACCGGGCTGCAGCACTGCCTGACCGAACAGAGCGAGCAGCAGCCCGGCGACCGGGAGCGGCTACGCGCCCGCCTGGAAAAGCTGTTCCTGTCCCTGGCCTGAGGAGCCCGTCACCCTCTCTCGGTCTGCGAGGGTCTGCGAGGGTCTGCGAGGGTCCGCTGGGCGTGCGCCGGGCCTCGCCGGCGCATCCTCGGCGAGCTGGCGGAACGGGACGGCCAGACGCTGGTGAAGAAGCGCGACGTACCGCTCGGTGAGGCGCGCTCGCTGACCGTGGTCTCGCCCGAGGACCCCGACGGCACCGAGCTGCTGCTGGAGCCTTCCGGGCACCCCGCCGTGCAGCCGTACAAGACCTCGCTCGTCCAGGACGGCATCCCGGCCACCTCCTTCGCCGTGGCCGACGTACCGGCGGAAGCCGGCCGGCTGCGCGAGCTCGGCGTGCAGTTCACCCAGGAACCCCTGGAGATGGGGCCCGTCACCACCGCGGTCTTTGACGACGCCTGCGGCAACCTGATCCAGATCGTGCACAGCAAGTAGCTATTGGTCCGGGCCGGGAAGGGCGGAGGAAGGCGGGGCGGGAGTACCGTGCGGGGGAGAGCTACCCGTCGGGATGGTGCGTACGAAGAGCGCACCGGCGTCGGTGTCCCGCTCGACGCTCGCGTACAGCCCAGCACAGAAGGAAGTCAGACATGGCGGAATCCGACAGCGGCGGTCCGGTGAGAAGCGACACCTCCGGGAAGGTCACGCTCACCAAGAGTGCCCCCAAGGTCTCACTCGACAAGCCCCGTTCCGGCGGTGAACTCACCGTGAATCTCAACTGGAACGCCCGTGGTGCCGAGGGTGCGGCAGGCGGGACGGGTAAGCGGGGCCTGATGGCCAAGCTGCAGACGGCGTTGCAGCCGAAGCAGGGGATTGACCTCGACCTCGGCTGTCTTTGGGAGTTCACCGACGGCTCCAAGGGCGCGGTCC encodes the following:
- a CDS encoding metal-sensitive transcriptional regulator yields the protein MELDMAADELKAALNRLRRAQGQLAGVIKMIEDGRDCEDVVTQLAAVSRALDRAGFAIIATGLQHCLTEQSEQQPGDRERLRARLEKLFLSLA
- a CDS encoding VOC family protein, whose product is MKKRDVPLGEARSLTVVSPEDPDGTELLLEPSGHPAVQPYKTSLVQDGIPATSFAVADVPAEAGRLRELGVQFTQEPLEMGPVTTAVFDDACGNLIQIVHSK